The Shewanella halotolerans region CCCACTGGGCCGTGCCCTTAAGCATGGTCTTGTTGCCATGATTGTCTATGGCATGGGTCTGGCTGCTAAAGGCATTGTTGGTGTCTGAAGGGAAAATCGCCGTGCCCAGCTCAAGCACATAGTCGGCCGTAGACTCGATATACTCCTGATGTGGCAAGCGGCTGAACACACCGTTGTAGCTGCCAAGGCAGAGTGGCTTCGACTCATCCAGCATCCCCTTACCAAACCAGGTGGTGGCATAGGGCAGCTTGTTCTGTTCGCAGAAACTTAAAACTTTCGCCAGCAGCGGCGCATTCAACCTGAGCTTCTCACCGAGGAATACCAGCGGCGCCTTGGCGCGCTGCAGCTGGTTGCGGATCTGACTGGCGATCAGCTCGGCGCCGCTCAGGTTAAGCGCCTGGGGCCTTAACTCACTCGGGCAAGTCGGCAGGCTCAGCGCCTGGGTGGGCTGATAGATAAGATCCCGTGGCACCTCGATATACACGGGCTGACGATTCACATAGGCATGGGTGAGCAGCTGTAGAAACTGCTCCGCCGCCACGTTAGGCTGACCGCTGTGACGCTGGCCCTGTAGACGCTCGGCGCGCACGCCCAGCGCCTTGAAGGCGTTGAGCGCCGCATCGAGATCCGTATGCCAGGCCGTGTGGGGATGTACGCTGTGATGCAGCGCCTGACTGTTGATCTCCGCCTCGCCAGGCGCGCCCGAGATAAACACCACGGGCAGGCCTTCGGTGCGCGCCAGGGCCGCGGCCGAGGTGCAGGGCAGGCTACCGACAGTATAAGTGGTCATGCAGACCCCGAGAGGGTTCAGCTCGGCCTGGGCGCAGGCGCTGAAACCTGCGTGCATCTCGTTGCTCGAGGGCAATACCGCCACTCGTTTATCCAGGGTGTTGATCAGGTTAGCGACGAAGTCGCCGCCGACACCATAGACACGTTTCACACCGAAGAAGGCCAGCAGCTCGGCAATGCTATCGCCAAGCAGCGGCAGATGGGCGGCGTAGTCGGCGCCAAAGTTAGATTCGATCGATACAGACACGTTAGACTCTCGGGTTGTCCAAAAATGTCTGTAGCCTAGGGGCTGCGGTGCATCTGTGCCTTGATCGAGATCATCAAGGCTTAGCGCGCAGTGCTATGCCAATGACAAACCACAGTGACAAGATATCGTTACAGGGCTCATATTAGGCAGATATTGATTTGTTTATCAGCGAATTAACTGAGGCTGGAGGCGTTAGCCCAGGCTTACACCCGGGCTGAAATCGCGAAGGCAGGTTTAGTCCTCGAACGCCTTATATTGGATCTTGTTGACGTACCACTCCTTCTTACCGGCAGGGGTGTTGACCACCACTTCATCGTCCACCTGCTTGCCGATCAGCGCCCTCGCCATGGGCGAGTCTATGGTGATATAACCGAGCTTGGTATCCAGCTCATCCTTGCCGACGATACGATAGCGCACTACCTTGCCCGCCTCGTCCTCCAGCTCCACCCAAGCGCCGAAGAACACCTTGCCCTCCTGCTGGGGCGAGTAGTCGACGATCTGCAGATCTTCCACTCGCTTCACCAGATAGCGTACCCGGCTATCGATTTGACGCAGTAAACGCTTGTTATAGGTGTAGTCGGCGTTTTCGCTACGGTCGCCCTGGGCCGCCGCCTCCTGCACCTTCTTGGTGATCTCGGGGCGGTACTCTTTCCATAAATACTTAAGCTCTCTGTCGAGCGCTTGCCACCCTTCGCGGGTGATCAACATGGCTTTCATCTTTCTCTCGTCACACCTCAATAAGATGCCAGGCAACCGCCCGCACATCGAATGATTTTCGGCTGATAATAACCAGCGCAGCCGCAGAAAAACAATAGCCCAGTGGCACGACCTTGGCGAGGCGATAAGCCAAACCATCTCCTAACCACCCGTCGCCCGGCGGTTTCAATTTGGTTACAATTTCCCGGCGAACAGTATAAAGGCATATATTTTCTATTGGTATCAGTATGTTACAACGGTTTTATTTCTAGCGCTGTGGAAAATCACCGCAACTCTGAATGAAATCTCGCTAGGCTTTTAAATAGCAAAGCGGCTATATTAAGCAGGCACATAAGATTAATATTGAAATTCAGCCAGTTGAGCGATAAACCTCGAGCCGATCGCACTGAAATAAGGGATAGAGAGCATGGGACAAGAAACCTCTAAAATTCT contains the following coding sequences:
- a CDS encoding thiamine pyrophosphate-binding protein, with the protein product MSVSIESNFGADYAAHLPLLGDSIAELLAFFGVKRVYGVGGDFVANLINTLDKRVAVLPSSNEMHAGFSACAQAELNPLGVCMTTYTVGSLPCTSAAALARTEGLPVVFISGAPGEAEINSQALHHSVHPHTAWHTDLDAALNAFKALGVRAERLQGQRHSGQPNVAAEQFLQLLTHAYVNRQPVYIEVPRDLIYQPTQALSLPTCPSELRPQALNLSGAELIASQIRNQLQRAKAPLVFLGEKLRLNAPLLAKVLSFCEQNKLPYATTWFGKGMLDESKPLCLGSYNGVFSRLPHQEYIESTADYVLELGTAIFPSDTNNAFSSQTHAIDNHGNKTMLKGTAQWEADITAVMELLSEQPIIKAAPVHLSLDVESNLASTPLNASDAELGYHHLAACINAVQRASERPFIFVPEVGNSLFASFELSTLGSDIGRSYLANPWYAAMGTSLPYARAVVDQLAEQGSAQPVVVITGDGGFNFQANELINLQKQGANLVIVYMRNNIFHLGKAGDAPIYACNHEGFDPKLLIQAYGGKGHLCRYDGEFVDILCGCIASGGLHLIEVPAPIEESFQSDTTQKLNCYIGYRNGQPEATRRWQELCEKRG
- the greB gene encoding transcription elongation factor GreB; this encodes MKAMLITREGWQALDRELKYLWKEYRPEITKKVQEAAAQGDRSENADYTYNKRLLRQIDSRVRYLVKRVEDLQIVDYSPQQEGKVFFGAWVELEDEAGKVVRYRIVGKDELDTKLGYITIDSPMARALIGKQVDDEVVVNTPAGKKEWYVNKIQYKAFED